GAAGTCTATCAGAGGATATTCTTTTAAATGCTGTTTTCGGAGGAGTTATTGTAGCAATCGGAGTAGGGCTTACTTTAAAGTTTGGGGCTTCTACAGGCGGGATGGATATTATTGCGATGGTCCTATCAAAAATGAATGATAAACCGGTTGGAACCTATTATTTTGTTTTGAACTCCCTGATCATCATTTCGGCAGGCTTCTTATTTGGCTGGGAATATGCACTTTATACTTTAGTTACGCTTTACGTGACAACACGAGTAATCGATGCGATTCATACACGCTATCAAAAATTAACAGCGATGATTATCACGAAAAAATCAGATGAAATGAAACAAGCAATCCACGAAAAATTAATCAGAGGGATCACGACTCTATCAGCAAAAGGCGCCTTTTCCAACGAACCAAGAGAGATGTTAATGATCGTAATTACCAGATATGAGCTATATGATTTAGAGCGGATCATCAAAACGGTTGATCCGAATGCTTTTACTAATATTATTGAAACAACTGGAGTATTTGGGTTTTTTAGAAGAGATTGACATGAATTTTCGTAAAGTTGACATACTAAAGCCAAAGACACTCCCTTTATTGGAGGTATTTGATGAAAAAGACGCTTGTAAGTTTGTTCATGACGAGTATGTTGGTTTACGTTCTTCCTACTCAATTGGCAATGGCAATTCAGCCTTCATTTGGTTTAGCGTTAGACATTCATGTAAAGCCTGGAACAGAGCAGGCAGAAATGGAGATCATTCTGCAAAATCGCAGTACTGAGAAACGGGAACTTATATTTTCAACGTCGCAAGTGTTTGAAATTCAAATAATCAATCCGAAAACGAAAGAGACTGTCTATACGTATTCAGCTAACAAGGCCTTTTTACAAGCCATCCAAAGAATGGTTTTACAGCCAAAGGAAAAAAGAAGGTGGAGAGAAACATGGGTTTATCCAAATGGTAAAGTGCCGCAAGGGGAACATGTCGTAAAATTGACTTTATTAGCTAAAACCGTCGACAATAAGCCACTCGATCATAATCAAAGTAGTATTGTCAAACAGGTTTTCTTTCCTGAGGTAAATCCAACCGTAACAGACCTTTCTGTGGAACGGAATTACGATGGTTTCCTTGTAAGCGGGACTGTAGCAGCCAACAGTGATGACTTATATTTTACATTGGATGATGGCCACAGAGTTCTGATTCCTGAAAAAAGGATTTGGGTGAGACAAGATCATTTTTATTTCTTAGTGCCCAATAATGAAATTCCGCTGCAGACGAAAGGGACGTTAATTTTAACGATTTATACAAAAAGTAATCGGGATTCGCCTTACGTGATCCCGTTAGAAGCCTAAAAAAGGCAGATCCATAATGAAAAGGTTTTGGATCTGCCTTTGGCTATTTTATGGCTATTTGATTTGATCTAGCTGATCCTGCAGCTCTCTTAATTGCCTTTTCTCAGCTGTTGTTGAATTGGCGTAGGCCGAAGATAAGGCATTTTGCGCTTTTGCCGCTAACGAGTCGTCTTTAGAACCAGTTCCTTTACTTGCCTCAGTCACCCGATACACCCATTTAGAAGCTTCCCCGAAAAGCTGGTTCCCCACTATTCAATTCCTCCTAAAGCAGAAGAATGAACATTCTCCATTTTTCTTGCTTCAGCTTCTGCATAGGTCGTTTGATAGGTAAAAACTTCATCATGTTTCGAAACAGTAGTTTTATTTTGCTGGATAAACCGTCTAGAACGATTTCTTTTCCCCACAGCAGCAACCCCCTGTTGATGAAACCAAATTGGATCAAGTTTGTGATCCATTTATAGTGTAAGTGAAAAGCCATTTGTTCAAACAGGGCAAAATGTGGTGACTCCCACAAAGAATTAGCAGTATAATTCGATCATAGCAGATAATCCTTTAAAAATACGCCAATCCCATCTTCTTCATTAGACAGAGTTATTTCATTTGCAACTGATTTGACTTTATCTATTGCATTTCCCATTGCAACGCCAACCCCAACAAAATCAATCATTTCAATATCATTATCCTCATCGCCAAAGGCAATGATACGGTTGGCCGGGATGCCAAGGTAATCTGAGACTTTACTGACACCGACTGCTTTATTAAGACCATATTTCACCATTTCAATTACGTGAAAAGGAGCTCCCCATTTTCTGTGGTCAATCACTTCAGCATGTACATCTGACAGATGCTTTCGGATAATATCCACATCTTCCTCTTCCGCGTGAATCAACAGGCTGGTAGGAGCTTGTTTTAAAAATTCCCGTAAATCCCCAGTCGTGGTTTCAG
This DNA window, taken from Bacillus oleivorans, encodes the following:
- a CDS encoding YitT family protein; its protein translation is MILAEIKKIIVVCFGALLNAISMNFFLIPADVYASGFTGLSQLLSRIVNLFTPFTISTGIILFLLNIPVTILGWKKVGKSFTFYSFVSVLLSSFFLEILPVRSLSEDILLNAVFGGVIVAIGVGLTLKFGASTGGMDIIAMVLSKMNDKPVGTYYFVLNSLIIISAGFLFGWEYALYTLVTLYVTTRVIDAIHTRYQKLTAMIITKKSDEMKQAIHEKLIRGITTLSAKGAFSNEPREMLMIVITRYELYDLERIIKTVDPNAFTNIIETTGVFGFFRRD
- a CDS encoding BsuPI-related putative proteinase inhibitor is translated as MKKTLVSLFMTSMLVYVLPTQLAMAIQPSFGLALDIHVKPGTEQAEMEIILQNRSTEKRELIFSTSQVFEIQIINPKTKETVYTYSANKAFLQAIQRMVLQPKEKRRWRETWVYPNGKVPQGEHVVKLTLLAKTVDNKPLDHNQSSIVKQVFFPEVNPTVTDLSVERNYDGFLVSGTVAANSDDLYFTLDDGHRVLIPEKRIWVRQDHFYFLVPNNEIPLQTKGTLILTIYTKSNRDSPYVIPLEA
- a CDS encoding DUF3813 domain-containing protein; protein product: MGNQLFGEASKWVYRVTEASKGTGSKDDSLAAKAQNALSSAYANSTTAEKRQLRELQDQLDQIK
- a CDS encoding Cof-type HAD-IIB family hydrolase, giving the protein MKDKHLIALDLDGTLLKDDKTISPYTKEILHKVKEQGHHVMISTGRPFRSSEMYYHELGLDTPIVNFNGAFIHHPLDNAFAEIHSPMDLGVVREIIETCHTYNFHNIIAEVKDEVFIHYHDEKLLEIFSLGNPETTTGDLREFLKQAPTSLLIHAEEEDVDIIRKHLSDVHAEVIDHRKWGAPFHVIEMVKYGLNKAVGVSKVSDYLGIPANRIIAFGDEDNDIEMIDFVGVGVAMGNAIDKVKSVANEITLSNEEDGIGVFLKDYLL